The Magnolia sinica isolate HGM2019 chromosome 9, MsV1, whole genome shotgun sequence sequence ATACTCCCCATTCCAGTAGGAACCTTAATTCCATCCACAGCATTAAATGGCAAGTAGACCCCCTTTGTAGCATACCGATAAATCAGAAGGTGGCGAAGGTTTTGGAGCTTGAGAATCTCAATTGGCAATTCACTTACAAAGGTGCCCATAAGATTCAATGTTTCTAAGTTTTTTAGCTTTCCCAATGAGTGAGGAAGCTTCTTCATCTTTGTATTCTCCAAGCTCAACTATCTTAAGTGGTACAGACTAGTCAAAGCATCAGGAAAGCTATCCATGGAAACATTTTCAAGATCCACCACCTTAAACAACCTTAAGCTGGAAAAACATGTGATTGCAGAAGCAATAGATAGTCCATCCACCCCAAAAGTGAACAAAGAGCGAAGATGGCAGAAACTATCTAATTTTGGAAATTTCTCACCACTGTTGTAAATAGACAGACGCCGGATTCTATTACAAAGTATCTTGTTCTGTTCAACAGAAGATGCAAAGAAATGCTCTTCCCTGGATTTTGAAATAATGATCTCCCGCACGAGATCATGGATGCAACAAGTGATCAATTTCCCATATGATTTCCTTTCTGCTGAACAAGATTTCTAGCGATGAGTGCATTGAGGTAACCTTCAGCAGCCTCTTCCATTGACCTGCCTTCATTTCTTTCTACAAAACCTTCAGCTATCCATAGCCGAATTAGTTTCATACGCTTAATCGCATAGTCTTCGGGGAAAATGCTCAAATACAAGAAGCATGATTTCAGGTAGTAAGGCATGTCATTGAAACTGAGGAATAATATTTTCATCATGCTTCTAAGATTGTCATCGCTTTCAAACTCCGATCCAAGGCTTCGGTGAATCATCTCCCACTCAACATGTCTTGTCCTTGATTGATAGAAAACTACCCAATGCGACAATCGCCAGCAGTAATCCTTGGCATTTATCTACAAAGCTTTGAGAAAGTTTCTTCAATCCAGGAGGGCAACAATTCTCGTAGTTCGAATGGAATGCCTTCTTGCAAAACAGAGACCAAGCCTCACTTGGAGGCAGAGGTTGAAGATTGTAGATGTGATCGGAGAGTCCGACGCAAGAAGATGATGCGACATCATCTTTGCGTGTGGTGATCATTACCCTACTATTATAATTGCTAGCAGGCAATACATTTCTTATGAAATTCCATACATCATCAAGAACAAGTACATACCTTTTGTTCTGCAAGTAGCTCCGTAGCATTTGGATGAGCTCGACCTGTGTCATCACGTCTAATCCTTGGGGAGATGGATCTTTCTTCTCCTCAAAGAATTGCTTTATCATGCTTCGAAGAAGTTCCTCCACTTTGAACGATTGCGAGACAGTGATCCAAGCATATGTTTCAAAACATTTCTTCACCTGTTGGTTATCATAGACTTTCTTTACTAGAGTAGTCTTGCCAAGGCCACCCATCCCAACCACCGAAATCGTCGAAAGTCTCGAATCTCCATTGACTAGCCATCCAATCAATTTGCTCCTTGGAAGGTCGATGCCCACAAGATCAGCTTCCTCAATGAAAAGAGCATCGAGTCGAGGATCATACCATTGATTACTCATGTTGTTGGAGCTTGAAATTTGCTCCTTGTTATTGAGAGTACAAGCATCTTCTCTCCGtaatcttatggattctagttttgATATCTCGTAGAAACGATGCAATCTGATGGCGTGCCTTCAACCGCTTGATGGGTCTATGAAGAAAATCGACGAATCCATGGGAGCCGTTCTGCTCTTGTGCTAGGCCAAGCATGAATTCGTCAAGAACATCCTCCACGTCGTAAGTGACTTCTCTTACTTGTTTCACCCATGTCTTGAGGCCTTGATCAGCATCTTGTCTTGCATCGGCATCCCGTAAGAAGGATCTGATGCTTTCTAACTCATCTCTAACTTCGCGGACTTCTCCATCAACCACCTTCAACGGCTGCACTTCCTCCACCAGCAAAGCCCCCAAGTATTTTATCATGAAGCTCACGGCACTCtccgccatctctctctctctctctctctctctctctctctggtaacAATAGTAGATGGAAATGGCGACTGTTGAAACCAACAACCCGGATTGTTTTCAGGCTACTCAGTCCAGTCAAATGAATGGACCATGTGCGGGGACTGGAAGACTGTTGAAATTAGGTAGTTAACCTATCCAAGTAACTTCTAGAAAAGTTCCATGTCAGCATGTTACTTTTGAAACTTTTCAAGGGCCATTTATAATTCCAACTTGAAGGCAACGGTTAGTTTATACACACATAGAAATAAAGGAAGAATATGGAAGTCGTGAACCGATTTGAATGGGTTAGGTTCTCGGCCAAACAGCCTCGTGAATGAGCCTCGCGGGCGCCTCATGTGAGGCcagccccacccatgtgaggcgggtggcatgtgtgaggtggaacccatgtgatgtggggcccacgaggctGTTTGGCCGAGAACCTAACCCATGAaatgtggggcatgggctatgagataaagggattgattcgccatgttTTATTAGTTcgagtttttagagcaagtggtattagagcaggaGGTCTCAGGAGATGACCAAATTAGAATTCCTTTAGTATTCATATTGAGGTGCTAGTATTCAAACTGCAACTTCCTGATGACTGGATTGGCTTATTTTCATGCCAAGTGatcttttggtggggcccacctttttgaaTGGCCTGATTGTCCTACACATGCGACGGATTGGCAGAAAGATGGGATTGCAATAACTTAGTATCATACCGGGAGATTGGTGGGAGACTGGTGGTGAGAAACCAATTATGGGTCCCATGTGCACGGATTTGGTATCAAACAGGAAAGCTCCCTGTTCGTGATGAACTGGTAACTCGGCCTCCAAATGGATAATTGTGAGCAACCCCAAAAACAGTGAAACAGGCATGCACTTTACAAGGTCAAAGCATTGAATGTGCTTGCTTCACACTTTCAATGGAATGTTGAAGGCTCAAAGATAAGGATCTACTGATTTTCTGAGTGATctgctttttcttttcattgtatTTAAATCATCTGATAATCTTCTTGATTTTGTTGTGTTTTCAACTATTGAATTCATGAGTCACTGCTAATCAATGTATTGTCCTGCCACTATCCCACTGTTTGGTAATACTAATACAGCTTACATATTTGAGATTGAGAAActtttgtttgtgtttttcccatgAAAAGAATCACCCATATTGATTGTCGTGGATATAACCGAACTGGCTTGTTGACTGGAAATACAACTAATCATGGTAGGAATGCCTTAGAGCTGAGCCA is a genomic window containing:
- the LOC131255286 gene encoding disease resistance protein RPM1-like; translation: MSNQWYDPRLDALFIEEADLVGIDLPRSKLIGWLVNGDSRLSTISVVGMGGLGKTTLVKKVYDNQQVKKCFETYAWITVSQSFKVEELLRSMIKQFFEEKKDPSPQGLDVMTQVELIQMLRSYLQNKRYVLVLDDVWNFIRNVLPASNYNSRVMITTRKDDVASSSCVGLSDHIYNLQPLPPSEAWSLFCKKAFHSNYENCCPPGLKKLSQSFVDKCQGLLLAIVALGSFLSIKDKTC